The Pseudomonas cucumis sequence AAAGGCAAAGGGATTCTGTTCACCATGCACGGCAGCATGCAAGGAAAGGATATGTCGGAGACCTTCTTTCTGCCCAAGGAGGAGGCTTACAACTTCGCCAACAACGTGACGAAAATCGCTGAGAAGTACGGAATCCCGAAGACACACAGCCAGATCGGCTCGATTCACAAGCATTACGATTTAATGTTTGAAGACATCCGCAAGCAGTTGGATATGAAATCCGGCGACCCGGTAAACCTCGAGAACTTCGAATAACCCAATTCCCCTGGATGAACGCTGTACCTGTGGGAGCGGGCTTGCCCGCGATTGCGGTTTAACATTCAACATTTATGTTGTCTGACACACCGCTATCGCGGGCAAGCCCGCTCCCACATTGGTTCGGTGTAACCCTGAAGTCCTGCGCAGGATTTCACCATTGGCCCTCCCCAAGGCATACTTGCCACCCTCCGCACTCCAGAACCCAACCGCCCCATGCGCATCCACGTCAGTTTCATCGACCGCGTCGGTATCACCCAGGAAGTCCTGGCTCTGCTCGGCGGGCGCAATCTCAATCTGGATGCAGTGGAGATGGTGCCGCCCAACGTCTACATCGACGCCCCGACTTTGAGCCCGCAGGTGCTCGAAGAGCTGCGCGATGCGCTGTTCAGCGTGCGCGGCGTGCAAGCGGTGACGGTAGTCGACATCCTTCCCGGCCAGCGCCGTCACTTGCAGCTCGATGCGTTGCTCGCCGCCATGACCGACCCGGTGCTGGCTCTGGACAGCGCCGGCAAGGTGCTGCTGGCCAACCCGGCATTGATTGCCCTGTACGGCCGCGAACCGGCCGGCGAAAGCATTAGCGAGCTGTTTGCTGACCCGGCGCTGCTCGACGCGTTGCTGGAGAACGGCTTTCGCCTGCCGCTGCGGGAGATCACCGTCAACGGTCAGACCCTGCTGCTGGACGCCACGCCGATCACCGACGCCGGTGCCCTGCTGACCCTGTATCAACCGAACCGCATCGGTGAGCGCCTCTCGGCACTGCACCACGACCACGCCGAAGGCTTCGATGCCCTGCTCGGTGAATCCCCGGCCATTCGGACGCTCAAGGCCCGCGCTCAACGGGTGGCGGCCCTTGATGCACCATTGCTGATCCAGGGCGAAACCGGCACCGGTAAAGAACTGGTGGCCCGCGCCTGCCACGCCATCAGCGCTCGCCACAGTTCGCCGTTCCTGGCCTTGAACTGCGCGGCATTGCCGGAAAACCTCGCCGAGAGCGAGCTGTTCGGCTACGCCCCCGGTGCCTTCACCGGCGCACAACGGGGCGGCAAACCGGGGCTGATGGAACTGGCCAACCAGGGCACGGTATTTCTCGACGAGATCGGTGAAATGTCGCCGTACTTGCAGGCGAAATTGCTGCGTTTTCTCAATGACGGTAGCTTCCGTCGAGTCGGTGGCGATCGTGAAGTGAAGGTCAATGTGCGGATCCTCAGCGCGACCCATCGCGATCTGGAAAAAATGGTCAGCGAAGGCGCCTTCCGCGAAGACCTGTTCTATCGGCTCAACGTGCTGAATGTCGAAGTCCCGCCCCTGCGCGAACGTGGCCAGGACATCCTGCTGCTGGCACGCTACTTCATGCAGCAGGCCTGCGCGCAGATCCAGCGCCCGGTCTGTCGCCTGGCGCCGGGCACTTATCCGGCGCTGCTGGGCAATCGCTGGCCGGGCAATGTGCGGCAATTGCAGAACGTAATCTTCCGCGCCGCTGCAATTTGCGAAAGCAGTCTGGTGGACATCGGCGACCTCGACATCGCCGGCACCTCCGTGGCACGCCAGAGTGATAGCGAGGTCGACAGCCTTGAACAGGCCATGGAAGAGTTCGAGAAAAACCTGCTGGAAAAGCTCTACGTCAGCTACCCCTCGACCCGCCAACTGGCCAGCCGCCTGCAAACCTCCCACACAGCGATTGCCCATCGGTTGCGTAAGTACGGCATACCCAACAAACCGTAAGGCTTCTGTATTGATCGTTCCCACGCTCTGGAATGCAGCCCGGGACGCTCCGCGTCCCAAAGCGGACGCAGAGCGTCCATTGAGGCATTCCCACGCGGAGCGTGGGAACGAGCACTCACTCAAAAACGACCTCCACCTGTACTGAAAGCGCTACAGTGGAACGATATCGCTACATCTTCTCCTGATCACCGCTGTGCAAGGCTTTGATCCACCTCAGCTTTTTTCTTCAGTCTGTGCTGTAGCGATTTCGCTACAGCCAGCCCTTCTCCGCCTTCCGCAAAAACAAATAACCAATTGATTTATAAAGAATAAATAACATTGGCCGCGATTTTGCTTAGTTTCTATAAAAAAGCAGCGTCCATAAAACAGGGCATTGCCCCAGCATTCAATCGCGTCCACCAGACGAGTCTGGCCCCCTTAGGAGTTTCCATGAGCGAGTTGCGTTTTACTGAAGATCACGAATGGCTGCGCACCGAAGCTGACGGCACCGTCACCGTCGGCATCACTGCTTTCGCACAGAACGCCTTGGGCGACGTGGTTTTCGTACAACTGCCTGAGCTGCAGTCCTACGACAAAGGCGCTGAAGCCGCCACCGTGGAATCGGTAAAAGCCGCCAGCGGCGTGTACATGCCACTCGACGGCGAAGTGCTGGAAGTGAACCCGGCGCTGGACAGCAGCCCTGAACTGGTCAACGAAGATCCGTTGGGCGAAGGCTGGTTCTTCCGCTTCCAGCCAACCGACGCCTCGGCTGTCGGCCAACTGCTGGATCAAGACGCTTATGACCGTCTGATTGCCCAAGCCTGAGGAGCACTGACATGACTCAAGTAAACCTCAGCACCGCCAACGAATTCATCGCGCGCCACATCGGCCCGCGTGCCGGCGATGAGCAAGCCATGCTCAACAGCCTGGGCTTTGATTCCCTGGAAGCCCTGAGCGCCAGCGTCATTCCCGACAGCATCAAGGGCACCAGCGTTCTCGGTCTGGAAGATGGCCTGAGTGAAGCGGATGCCCTGGCGCTGATCAAATCCATCGCCGGCAAAAACCAGTTGTTCAAGACCTACATCGGTCAGGGCTACTACGGTACTCACACGCCGTCGCCAATCCTGCGCAACCTGCTGGAAAACCCGGCCTGGTACACCGCTTACACCCCGTACCAACCAGAAATTTCCCAAGGTCGTCTCGAAGCGCTGCTGAACTTCCAGACCCTGATCAGCGACCTGACCGGCCTGCCGATCGCCAACGCCTCCCTGCTGGACGAAGCCACCGCCGCCGCCGAAGCCATGACCTTCTGCAAACGCCTGAGCAAGAACAAAGGCAGCCACGCGTTCTTCGCCTCGGTACATTGCCACCCGCAAACCCTCGACGTGCTGCGCACCCGTGCCGAGCCGTTGGGCATCGACGTGGTGGTAGGCGATGAGCGCGAACTGACCGATGTCAGCGCATTCTTCGGTGCTTTGCTGCAATACCCGGCCAGCAACGGTGACGTGTTCGACTACCGCGAACTGACCGAGCGTTTCCACGCGGCTAATGCGCTGGTCGCAGTCGCGGCTGACCTGCTGGCCCTGACCGTGCTGACCCCGCCAGGCGAGTTCGGCGCCGACGTGGCCATCGGCAGCGCGCAACGCTTCGGCGTGCCGCTGGGCTTCGGTGGTCCGCACGCGGCCTACTTCTCCACCCGCGATGCGTTCAAGCGCGACATGCCGGGCCGTCTGGTCGGCGTTTCCGTAGACCGTTTCGGCAAGCCGGCCCTGCGCCTGGCCATGCAGACCCGCGAGCAACATATCCGCCGCGAGAAAGCCACCAGCAACATCTGCACCGCCCAAGTGCTGCTGGCCAACATCGCCAGCATGTACGCCGTGTACCACGGCCCGAAAGGCCTGACGCAGATCGCCCAGCGCATTCATCACCTGACCGCGATCCTCGCCAAAGGCTTGAGCGCATTGGGTCTGACCGTCGAGCAAACCAACTTCTTCGACACGCTGACGGTCAAGACCGGCGCGCAAACGGCTGCTTTGCACGACAAGGCGCGTGCTCAGAAGATCAATCTGCGTGTTGTAGATAGCGAGCGTCTGGGTCTGTCCCTCGACGAAACCACCAGCCAGGCTGACATTGAAACCCTGTGGAGCGTGCTGGCCGACGGCAAGGCACTGCCGGACTTCGCCGCCCTTGCCGCTTCGGTCGACAGCACCCTCCCGACCGCACTGGTTCGCCAATCGCCGATCCTCAGCCACCCGGTGTTCAACCGTTATCACTCGGAAACCGAGCTGATGCGCTACCTGCGCAAGCTCGCCGACAAGGACCTGGCCCTGGATCGCACCATGATCCCGCTGGGTTCCTGCACCATGAAACTCAACGCCGCCAGCGAAATGATCCCGGTGACTTGGGCTGAATTCGGTGGCCTGCATCCGTTCGCCCCGGCCGAGCAAAGCGCCGGCTATCAGCAGCTGACTGATGAACTGGAAGCGATGCTCTGCGCCGCCACCGGTTACGACTCGATCTCCCTGCAACCGAACGCCGGCTCCCAAGGTGAATACGCTGGCCTGCTGGCGATTCGCGCCTATCATCAGAGCCGTGGCGAAGACCGTCGCGACATCTGCCTGATCCCGTCGTCCGCCCACGGCACCAACCCGGCCACCGCCAACATGGCTGGCATGCGTGTGGTCGTGACCGCGTGCGATGCCCGCGGCAACGTCGACATCGAAGACCTGCGCGCCAAGGCCATCGAGCACCGCGAACACCTCGCCGCGCTGATGATCACTTACCCGTCGACCCACGGTGTGTTCGAAGAAGGCATCCGCGAAATCTGCGGCATCATTCATGACAACGGCGGCCAGGTTTACATCGACGGCGCCAACATGAACGCCATGGTCGGCCTCTGCGCACCGGGCAAGTTCGGCGGCGACGTGTCCCACCTGAACCTGCACAAAACCTTCTGCATTCCACACGGCGGTGGCGGCCCGGGCGTCGGCCCGATTGGCGTCAAGTCGCACCTGACCCCATTCCTGCCGGGCCACGCCCAGATGGAACGCAAGGAAGGCGCGGTCTGCGCGGCACCGTTCGGCAGCGCGAGCATTCTGCCGATCACCTGGATGTACATTCGAATGATGGGTGGCGCGGGTCTCAAGCGTGCTTCGCAACTGGCGATCCTGAATGCCAACTACATTTCCCGTCGCCTCGAAGAGCATTACCCAGTGTTGTACACCGGCAGCAATGGTCTGGTGGCGCACGAATGCATCCTCGACCTGCGTCCGTTGAAAGACAGCAGCGGCATCAGTGTCGATGACGTCGCCAAGCGCCTGATCGACTTCGGCTTCCACGCCCCGACCATGTCGTTCCCGGTGGCCGGCACATTGATGATCGAGCCGACCGAAAGCGAATCCAAGGAAGAACTGGACCGCTTCTGCGACGCCATGATCCGCATCCGCGAAGAAATCCGCGCAGTGGAAAACGGCACGCTGGACAAGGACGACAACCCGCTGAAAAACGCGCCGCACACCGCCGCGGAAATCGTCGGCGAGTGGACTCACCCGTACAGCCGCGAGCAAGCCGTTTACCCGGTCGCGTCGCTGATCGAAGGCAAGTACTGGCCGCCGGTCGGTCGCGTCGACAACGTCTTCGGCGATCGCAACCTGGTCTGCGCCTGCCCGTCGATCGAAAGCTACGCTTAAACAAATGAGGGCGGGTTTACTCGCCCCATTTTCAAGAACACCACAACCCCCTGTGGGAGCTGGCTTGCCTGCGATGGCGGTGGATCAGGCAACTGAGATGCTGACTGACCCACCGCCATCGCAGGCAAGCCAGCTCCCACAGGATCGTATTTAGTCAAAAAAATTTCGCCAATTCCTATAACAAGAAACCGGAGAACAACCATGTCGTTAAGCGTGTTCGACCTGTTCAAGATTGGCATCGGCCCCTCCAGCTCCCACACCGTAGGCCCGATGCGTGCCGCTGCGCGTTTCGCCGAAGGTCTGCGCCGTGAAGGGCTGCTGGCGGCAACCACCTGTGTCAAAGTCGAGCTCTACGGCTCGCTCGGCGCCACCGGCAAAGGCCACGGCAGCGACAAGGCTGTGTTGCTGGGCCTGGAAGGCGAACACCCGGACACCGTGGACACCGAAACCGTCGCCGCTCGCCTGCAAGAGATTCGTGGCAACGGTCGCTTGAACCTGCTCGGCGAACACAGCATTGCGTTCAACGAGAAAGAACACCTGGCGATGATTCGCAAACCGTTGGCCTATCACCCCAACGGCATGATCTTTCGCGCGTTCGATGCGGCTGGCCTGCAGATCCGCAGCCGCGAGTACTACTCGGTCGGTGGCGGATTCGTCGTCGATGAAGACGCCGCCGGTGCCGACC is a genomic window containing:
- a CDS encoding DUF5064 family protein, producing MAMFEPGHLHIERHALTPDDVSYNVHLDYEVTQDPKKGKGILFTMHGSMQGKDMSETFFLPKEEAYNFANNVTKIAEKYGIPKTHSQIGSIHKHYDLMFEDIRKQLDMKSGDPVNLENFE
- a CDS encoding sigma-54-dependent transcriptional regulator yields the protein MRIHVSFIDRVGITQEVLALLGGRNLNLDAVEMVPPNVYIDAPTLSPQVLEELRDALFSVRGVQAVTVVDILPGQRRHLQLDALLAAMTDPVLALDSAGKVLLANPALIALYGREPAGESISELFADPALLDALLENGFRLPLREITVNGQTLLLDATPITDAGALLTLYQPNRIGERLSALHHDHAEGFDALLGESPAIRTLKARAQRVAALDAPLLIQGETGTGKELVARACHAISARHSSPFLALNCAALPENLAESELFGYAPGAFTGAQRGGKPGLMELANQGTVFLDEIGEMSPYLQAKLLRFLNDGSFRRVGGDREVKVNVRILSATHRDLEKMVSEGAFREDLFYRLNVLNVEVPPLRERGQDILLLARYFMQQACAQIQRPVCRLAPGTYPALLGNRWPGNVRQLQNVIFRAAAICESSLVDIGDLDIAGTSVARQSDSEVDSLEQAMEEFEKNLLEKLYVSYPSTRQLASRLQTSHTAIAHRLRKYGIPNKP
- the gcvH gene encoding glycine cleavage system protein GcvH; translated protein: MSELRFTEDHEWLRTEADGTVTVGITAFAQNALGDVVFVQLPELQSYDKGAEAATVESVKAASGVYMPLDGEVLEVNPALDSSPELVNEDPLGEGWFFRFQPTDASAVGQLLDQDAYDRLIAQA
- the gcvP gene encoding aminomethyl-transferring glycine dehydrogenase: MTQVNLSTANEFIARHIGPRAGDEQAMLNSLGFDSLEALSASVIPDSIKGTSVLGLEDGLSEADALALIKSIAGKNQLFKTYIGQGYYGTHTPSPILRNLLENPAWYTAYTPYQPEISQGRLEALLNFQTLISDLTGLPIANASLLDEATAAAEAMTFCKRLSKNKGSHAFFASVHCHPQTLDVLRTRAEPLGIDVVVGDERELTDVSAFFGALLQYPASNGDVFDYRELTERFHAANALVAVAADLLALTVLTPPGEFGADVAIGSAQRFGVPLGFGGPHAAYFSTRDAFKRDMPGRLVGVSVDRFGKPALRLAMQTREQHIRREKATSNICTAQVLLANIASMYAVYHGPKGLTQIAQRIHHLTAILAKGLSALGLTVEQTNFFDTLTVKTGAQTAALHDKARAQKINLRVVDSERLGLSLDETTSQADIETLWSVLADGKALPDFAALAASVDSTLPTALVRQSPILSHPVFNRYHSETELMRYLRKLADKDLALDRTMIPLGSCTMKLNAASEMIPVTWAEFGGLHPFAPAEQSAGYQQLTDELEAMLCAATGYDSISLQPNAGSQGEYAGLLAIRAYHQSRGEDRRDICLIPSSAHGTNPATANMAGMRVVVTACDARGNVDIEDLRAKAIEHREHLAALMITYPSTHGVFEEGIREICGIIHDNGGQVYIDGANMNAMVGLCAPGKFGGDVSHLNLHKTFCIPHGGGGPGVGPIGVKSHLTPFLPGHAQMERKEGAVCAAPFGSASILPITWMYIRMMGGAGLKRASQLAILNANYISRRLEEHYPVLYTGSNGLVAHECILDLRPLKDSSGISVDDVAKRLIDFGFHAPTMSFPVAGTLMIEPTESESKEELDRFCDAMIRIREEIRAVENGTLDKDDNPLKNAPHTAAEIVGEWTHPYSREQAVYPVASLIEGKYWPPVGRVDNVFGDRNLVCACPSIESYA